One genomic segment of Besnoitia besnoiti strain Bb-Ger1 chromosome VII, whole genome shotgun sequence includes these proteins:
- a CDS encoding hypothetical protein (encoded by transcript BESB_076520), translated as MESTRELSLAAKDFRDFNRGSRRAANLCLVTGLWQACAEARSAPEDESAVIRQTVADEVRSETKGRKRRVYSFSAAVGSFLCVCRGQASACRALLPAGFKPRSAKASAR; from the coding sequence ATggaaagcacaagagaactcaGTCTGGCAGCCAAAGACTTTCGGGATTTCAACCGCGGCTCACGTCGCGCGGCGAACTTGTGCCTTGTGACAGGCCTTTGGCAAGCGTGCGCGGAAGCGCGGTCAGCGCCAGAAGACGAAAGCGCGGTGATACGGCAAACTGTGGCGGATGAGGTCAGGAGCGAGACGAAGGGCCGTAAGAGAAGAGTGTATTCTTTTTCGGCTGCTGTGGGTTCGTTTctgtgcgtctgccgcggacAAGCGTCAGCCTGCAGAGCGCTGCTCCCCGCGGGTTTCAAGCCTCGCAGTGCGAAGGCCTCAGCACGCTAA